The Geoalkalibacter subterraneus genome contains the following window.
GCAGGCGGCACACCGGCAGGCCGTCGAAGTCGTCGCTGGCGAACTCGGGGTAGTCCACCGGTCCGATCTTGTGGCTTTTGTGAATGATGATGGATGAGTAGCCGAAAGGGGCTTCCCCTTTGGTTTTGATTCCCGTGGTCTCGTCGGACACATTGTTGAAAATTGTCACCGTGTCGCGCACGCCGGGAGTGTAGGCCAGGTATTCGCCGTAAAATCCGTTGACTACATCCTGAAAAGCGCGATGTTCCGGCTTGGGATTGCATTCAAGAATGGTGAGCAGATCCAGGCGCTGCCGGGTGGTGAAGAACAGGTCGTTGGCTTTTTCGATGACGGTGCTGATGTTGGACTGATAGAGGTCGCGATAGACGTAGTCCAGGCAGATCAGCACCATGAAGTTAAAAGCGATAGGTGTACAGCGAAACAGGGGGAAGACCTTGCCGCGGTAGAGATCATGGAAGGGGTCGATGGTTTCCTCGCCGACGAAGGGATGACTTTTGGCCTGCAGAAAAACCCGCAGGCGTCCATCGGTTTCCTTGACCGCGGTGATTGCCCAGTTGGTCGGAACCTGCTCGATATCTCCGGCGTCGAGATCCTTCAGGACCGAGGCGAGGGCCTCTTCGTTGTCCTCGCGGTACCGCTCCAGTATGGCGCGGTATTCGTGGAGTTGAATATGTTCGACGCCGAACATGGTGACGGTGTTGGCGCGAAAATGGTTGCGAATGAAATCAAGCGCATCTTCCACGTGAGCGGCGGGCATGGCAGATTCGGGCAGAACGAGAAAGTGCAGTTTCTTGAGGTTGCCGGGACCTTCGGCCACCATCTCAAAAATCGAACGGATCTGCTGCCATTTGTCCTGGGGGTCGGTCAGCTTGCAGGCAGACTCTCCAAACCCCACATGATTGGGGATCTGGCACACCATGCAATGCTGGTGATGTCCCAGGGTGAATTCGACATTGATCTGCTTTTCGACAATCTTGAACATGGGGATCAGTGACCGGCCGCCTTGATATTTCCGCCCGGAAGTTCTTCTTCGAGAGAAACATCCTGCGGACGCTCGGGGTGCCAGGGCAGATCGGGAAACACCCGGCTCAGGATATGACGCCCGCCGGGAGGCATCGGTATCTGCGGCAACGAATTCTTTTCCACCCACACGGCTTCGGTGCACTCGTCACCGTTGGGAGCCAACTCGCGGGACAGGGGGGCGGCGCGGTAATAAAGGATGACGAAATGGTCATTGCGCTCGCCGACACCGATGTGTTCGAAGACATCGATCAACCCTTCGACCTGGACGTCGATGCCGACCTCCTCGCGGACTTCGCGATGAAGCGCCTGCAGGATAGGCTCGCCATGATCGATTTTGCCGCCGGGCATGACCCACAGGCTGCAGAAGGGCTCGATGCAGCGCCGCGTGAGCAGTACTCGCTCCTGCTCGTCGATGACGCAGGCGACGACGGATGTCTTGATGGCCTGGCTTTTTTTGAATTCCATAATGACCCCGTGAGGGGTGAGGCGTGAGAGGTGAGGGGGAAAGGCCATCATAATCGCCTCACCCCTCACTCTTCACACCTCACGCCTTACTTCTTGCTCTGGCGCTGGATCGCAGCAATGCGCATGCGCAATGCGTTGAGCTTGATAAAGCCCTCGGCGTCGGCCTGATCGTAGACGTCGTCGGCTTCAAAGGTGGCGAAGTCGACGTTGAACAGGCTGTCGGTGGCGGAATCGCGGCCCACCACGCGGCAGTGGCCTTTGTAGAGCTTGACGCGCGCCTTGCCGTTGACGGTCTGCTGCGATTCGTCGATCAGTGCCTGCAGCACCTTGCGCTCCGGGGAGAACCAGTAGCCGTTGTAGATCATCTCGGCATAGCGTGGCACCAGCGAGTCGCGCAAGTGCATGACCTCGCGGTCCATGGTGATCGATTCCACGGCGCGGTGCGCTTCTTCGAGGATGGTGCCGCCGGGAGTTTCATACACGCCGCGGCTCTTCATGCCGACGTAGCGGTTTTCCATCAGGTCCACGCGGCCGATGCCGTGCTTGCCTCCCAGTTCATTGAGTTTGGCCAGCAGGTTGGCGGGGGAGAGGCGCTCGCCGTTGACGGCAACCGGGTCGCCCTTCTCGAATTCGATCTCCACGTATTCCGGCTGATCCGGAGCGTCTTCCGGGCGCGCGGTCAGCACATACATCTCTTCGGGGGCTTCCGCCCAGGGGTTTTCGAGGATATCCCCCTCAAAAGAGATATGCAGCAGGTTGCGGTCGGAACTCCAGGGGAACTTCTTGCTGGTCGGTACCGGAATGCCGTGCTTCTTGGCGTAGGCTTCCAGCGCGCTGCGGCTTTTCAGATCCCACTCGCGCCAGGGCGCGATGACCTTGATGGCCGGGTCGAAGTGGTAGTAGGCCAGTTCGAAGCGCACCTGGTCGTTGCCCTTGCCGGTGGCACCGTGGGAAACCGCGTCGGCCCCTTCTTTAGCGGCAATATCCATCTGCGCCTTGGAGATCAGCGGGCGGGCGATGGAGGTGCCGAGGAAATAGCGACCCTCATAGATGGTGTTGGCGCGGAACATGGGGAACACGAAATCGCGCGTGAACTCCTCTTTCAGGTCGAGGATGTGGCAGGCACTGGCCCCGGTTTTCTTTGCTTTCTCCGGAACGTGATCAAGCTCTTCTCCCTGGCCCAGGTCGGCGGAAAAAGCGATGACTTCACAGTCATACTCTTCGGTGAGCCACTTGAGGATAATGGAAGTGTCCAGCCCGCCCGAGTAGGCGAGGACGACTTTTTTGACGGATTGTTTTTGAGCCATGGATGATTTCTCCTTAAAAATGCGCTGTGAATTCCTCTCCCCCCTGGAAGGGAGGGGATCGTTATCTATAATTTAACCACATAAGTGGCGGCCATGCGATCATGGAGCCCCTGTTTTTCCGGGTCGATGGCGACGAGCAGAAAACCCAGGCCGAAAAAGAGCGCTGCGAGGAATTTGCCGACCACTTCGCGCCAGAAAGCCCGCAAAAAGCCGATGTCGGCAAAATCCGTTTTCACCACTTTGATGCGGAGTGCCATTTTGCCCGGTGTCTGGCCGCAATAGCCAGTGAAAAATACCTTGTATGTCTGCCATAGCGCGAAATTGAACATTCCGAAAATAAACATGTTCAGGACGCGATCAGGCGAGTCGACGATCAGGGCATGGACAGACAGGTCGAGAAGCCCTCCCAGGATCCCCTGGGTGAGACTGATCAGAAAGGTGTCGATCAGTGCGGCAAGGGTCCGCAGCCAGAAGCCGGCCTTCTGAATCGACGCCTGGTGATGGGCATAATCGACCCCCTTGCGGATTTCCTGGGATGACGGCGGCTCTGCTGAATTCTGCACGCCTCTTTCCGTGTTCGTACCCGGCCAGGTAAAATTCTCGTGGCAGCGGGGGCAGGTCGCGCGCGCCGCGCCCTGGGGCAGTCGTTCGGTGGGCACACGGCGGGTGAAGCCGCACTGGGGGCAAGTGATGGTGGTGATTGGAGTCGACACGGAATCTCGCTTATTCTTGCGCATCCGGGGATGCAGAGGTCCTGCAGATCGAAAGAGGATCAACCCATCAGGGTTGCCATGATCGCTTTCTGCACGTGAAGGCGGTTTTCCGCTTCATCGAAGATGATCGAATGCGGTCCTTCCATCACCTCATCAGTGATCTCCTCGTCGCGGTGAGCCGGCAGGCAGTGCAGGACCAGGGAGTCAGGTGCCGCGTAGTCGAGCAGCGCCTGGTTGATCTGGAAGTCACGGAAAGCTTCGGCACGCTCGCGCTGCTCGCTCTCCTGGCCCATGCTGGCCCACACATCGGTGTTGAGGATATGGGCACCCTCAGCTGCCTCGACCGGCCGCTGGGTGAGAGTGATGCGGGCCCCCATTTCACGGGCGCGTTCTATGATCTGTGCGTCAGGTGCATAGCCATGCGGCGTTGCGATGCGCAGTTCGAATCCGAAGACCGCTGCAGCATTGATCCACGAATGCGCCATGTTGTTGCCGTCGCCGATCCAGCAGTAAGTCAGGTCGCGCCAGTTGTCGCGGTGTTCGCTGACGGTAAACAGGTCCGCCATCACCTGGCAGGGGTGATAGGAATCGGTCAGGCCGTTGATAATGGGGATCTCGGAGCAGCGGGCCAGTTCCTCCACCGCCGCCTGGGAAAAGGTGCGGATCATGATGCCGTCGACATAGCGCGACATGACGCGCCCGGTATCCTTGATCGGCTCGCCCCGCCCCATCTGGGTGTTGCTGGAGGACAGAAAAAGCGCATGTCCGCCAAGCTGGAACATGCCGACTTCGAAAGAGACGCGGGTGCGGGTGGAACTCTTCTCGAAGATCATGGCCAGGGTCTTGCCCTTGAGCAGATGATGCGCTTCGCCGCGCTTCTGCTTGTCCTTGAGTTCACGGGTCAGATTGAAGATCTGTTCCAGTTCATCCCGGCTCCAGTCGGTGAGGCAGAGAAAGTCTTTGTTCACGATAAATCTCCCGAAAAGACATTTTGAACCACAGAGGGCACGGAGGGCACAGAGGAAAATCGGAGAAAATCAAAAACGTTAGAAAACTCTGTGTTCCCTGTGCTTTATCTCAGAACCTTCTCTGTGTGCTCCGTGATCTCTGTGGTGAATGCTTTTATTATTTGTATTCCTGAAGAACGCTGTCAAGGATGCCCATGGCCTCGTCGATTTCATCCTTCGTCACGATGAGCGGTGGCAGAAAGCGCAGCACTTTGCCGACAGTGCAGTTGATCAGCAGCCCCTTGGCAAGGCACTTTTTGACGATCTCGGCTCCCTCGATGGACAACTCCATCCCCAGGATCAGGCCGCGTCCGCGTACCTCGGTCACGAAGGAGTAGCGCTCGCGCAGCTCTTCCAGTCTTTTTCTGACATAGTCGCCCATGGCGCGGCAGTTTTCGAGAACGCCGTCTTCCAGGAGGGTTTTCAGAGCGGCCACGCCGGCAGCGCTGATCAGCGGATTGCCGCCGAAGGTTGATCCATGGCTGCCGGGACCGAGTATCTCGGCGTGCTTTTCCCGGAAGATGGCGGCACCGATCGGGGGACCACCAGCCAGCGCCTTGGCCAGGGTCATGATATCCGGCTCAACGCCATCGTGCTGGTAAGCGAACAGGGTGCCGGTGCGACCGCAGCCGACCTGCACTTCGTCGAATACCAGCAGCATGTCGTGTTCGTCGCACAGGGCGCGCACATCGCGCAGATAGCCTTCGGGGGGCAGGTTGACACCGCCCTCTCCCTGCACCGGTTCCAGCATGACGGCGCAGGTGTGCTCATTCAGAGCCGCGCGCATGGCGCCGATGTCGCCAAAGGGGACATAGCGGAAGCCGGGGACAACCGGCTCGAAGCCGACGCGCACCTTGTCCTGCCCGGTGGCGCTGATGGTGCCGAGGGTGCGGCCGTGAAAGGAGGCCAGGGCGGTAATGACCTCGAAGCGCTCTTTGCCGTGTACCTGCTGGCTGTATTTACGCACCAGCTTCATGGCCGCTTCGTTGGCCTCGGCGCCCGAATTGCAGAAAAACACGCGATCGCCGAAGCTGTTGCTGCACAGCAGTTCGGCCAGCTCGATCTGCTGCGGAATATGATAAAAGTTGGAGACATGCAGCAGCTCGGCGGCCTGCTTCTGCAGGGCGGAGACGACGCGCGGATGGCAGTGCCCAAGATTGTTGACCGCGACCCCGGCGAGAAAATCCAGATAGCTTTTGCCGTCCACGTCCCACAGCCGGCACCCTTCGCCGCGCTGTGCCACCAGGGGGAAGCGGGCGTAGGTTGCGGCGATGTGGATTTCGCCACGTGCAATCCATTCGGAAGAAACACTCATGCTGAAAATCCTGTCAACGAGAGGTGTTGAAAATCTGAGTGACGTCAGGTTGTATCTCAGTCAAAGCGGGCGACGGCGGTACCCACCCCCTTGTCGGTGAAAATCTCCAACAGGCAGGCATGAACCATGCGCCCGTCGATGATGTGCGCCTTGTGAACGCCCTCGCTCACGGCGTCGACGCAACAGTTGACCTTGGGAATCATGCCGCCGGTGATGGTGCCGTCATTGATCAGGTCCGGCACCCGGTCGACATCGATCGTGGAGATCAACTTTTCATCCTTGCCTTTGACCCCCTCCACATCGGTCAGCAGAATCAGCTTTTCCGCCCGCAGGGCGCCGGCGATGCGGCCGGCCACCAGGTCGGCGTTGATATTGTAGGTTTCCCCGTTGAGGCCGACCCCGATAGGTGCGATCACCGGGATGAAATTGTTTTGCTCCAGTGAATCGATAATATCCGGATTGACCGTCTCGACTTCACCCACATGGCCGATGTCGATGATTTCAGGGGTGAGGGTGTCGGGGTTGACCTGGGTCATTTCCATCTTGCGCGCCACGATCAGGTTGCCGTCCTTGCCGGTGAGTCCCACCGCCCTGCCGCCGTGGCGGTTGATGTTGTTGACGATCTCCTTGTTGACCTGGCCGCCGAGAACCATTTCCACGATGTCCATGGTTTCGCGGTCGGTGACGCGCATCCCCTGGACGAAATGGGAATCCTTGCCGATCGCCTTGAGCATACGGCCGATCTGCGGCCCTCCGCCATGGACCACCACCGGGTTGAGGCCGATGTATTTCATCAGGATGATGTCCTTGGCGAAGCTCTCCTTGAGCTTCTCCTCCACCATGGCGTTACCGCCGTACTTGATGACGATGGTGGCGCCGTAGAAGCGCTTGATCCAGGGCAGCGCCTCCAGCAGCACATTAGCCTTCGCGATAAGTTCCTGCATAAAAACCCCTGTTTTTTTATAGCCGCCAAGACGCTGAGACGCGAAGAAAATCTTTTTCCCTTGAACTCCTCCCCCAGCGGGGGGAGGCTGGGAGGGGGGAGCCTGAGCTGCTGCCCGGACCTCCCCCACCCTAACCCTCCCGCTGGGGGAGGGGACGATTCCGGTATGTTTTTCTTCGCGCTCTTAGCGTCTTAGTGGCCAACCCCCCTAAAGAATATACCGCGAAAGGTCTTCGTCCTTGACGATATCGGCCAGTTTTTCTTTCACGTAATCGGCATTGATCTCGATACGCTTTTCGCTCAACTCCGGTGCACGGAAGCTCAGGTCGTCGAGCATTTTTTCAACGATGGTGTGCAGGCGTCGGGCGCCGATGTTCTCGGTGCGTTCGTTCACGACCTGGGCTGTGCGGGCGATTTCATGGATAGAGTCGGTCTGGAACACCAGTTCGATCCCCTCCGTTGCCAGCAGGGCGGAATACTGCCGCGTCAGGGCGTTTTTCGGCTCGGTGAGAATGCGCACGAATTCCGCTTCTCCGAGGCTGTCGAGTTCCACCCGGATCGGAAAGCGCCCCTGCAACTCAGGAATCAGGTCTGAGGGCTTACTCATGTGAAAAGCACCGGCGGCAACGAACAGGATGTGGTCGGTCTTGACCGGCCCGTACTTGGTGTTGACCGTACTGCCTTCGACGATGGGCAGGATGTCGCGCTGCACGCCTTCGCGCGAGACGTCGGGGCCGCGCCCGTGCTCGGAGCTGGCCACCTTGTCGATCTCGTCGATGAAAATGATGCCGCTCTGCTCGACCCGCTCCTTGGCGAGGGTCTTGACCTTGTCCATGTCGACCAGGCGCTCGGCTTCGCTCTCTATAAGAATTTCACGCGCTTCGCGCACCTTGACCCGTCGCCGCTTGGTCTTCTTGGGGAACAGGTTGCCAAACATCTCCTTGAAGCTGGAGCCCATTTCCTCCATCCCCTGCGGCGTGAACACCTCCATGGACGGGGCCTTGGAAACTTCGGCCTCGACTTCGACCATGCGGTCGTCAAGTTCGCCCATGCGCAGCAGGCGGCGCATTTTGTCGCGGGTACTCTGTTTGCTTTCATCGCCTCCTTCGTCGGCGGCGCGCACCGAGCTGCCTTCTCCGGGGAGAAGCAGGTCAAGGAGCTTGTCTTCAGCCAGGTCCTCGGCCTTGAGGCGCACGCTTTCGGCTTCTTCCTCGCGCACCATGATGACGGCCAGTTCCACCAGGTCGCGCACCATGCTCTCCACGTCGCGTCCCACATAGCCGACTTCGGTAAATTTGCTGGCCTCCACCTTGATGAAGGGGGCCTGAGCAAGCTTGGCCAGGCGGCGGGCGATTTCGGTTTTGCCGACACCGGTGGGGCCGATCATGATGATGTTTTTCGGCGCGATCTCGTCGCGCAGATCGGGGTCGACCTGCTGGCGGCGCCAGCGATTGCGCAGTGCGATCGCAACGGCGCGTTTGGCAGCCTGCTGGCCGACGATGTAGCGGTCGAGTTCGGAAACGATCTCTCTCGGGGTAAAATTATTCACGACAGGGTCTCCAGCTTGATCTGGTCGTTGGTGTAAATGCAGATGTCAGCCGCGATCTTCATGGCCTTCTCGGCAATGTCGGCGGCATCCATGTCAGTGTTGTGCACCAGTGCCCGGGCTGCTGCAAGAGCATAGGATCCGCCCGAACCGATGGCTGCAATACCGTCGTCGGGCTCGATCACGTCGCCGGTGCCGGAGAGCACCAGTATACTCTCCTTGTCGGCGACCAGCAGCAGGGCTTCCAGGCGACGCAGTACCCGGTCGGTGCGCCAGTCCTTGGCCAGGGCCACAGCAGCGCGGGTCAGGTTGCCGCCCGCTTCCTGCAGCTTGCCTTCGAATTTTTCAAACAGGGTAAAAGCATCCGCGGCGCTGCCGGCAAAGCCGGCCAGGATTTTGCCGTCATTCATCGTACGGACTTTGCAGGCGGAATGCTTCATGACGGTATTACCCAGACTGACCTGACCGTCGCCGGCCATGGCCACTGAATTGTTTTTACGAACGCAGAGGATGGTGGTTGCGTGAAACATAGGAAGCTCCCATCAAAAAATGCGGCCAAGCCGCAGAAAAATACCGTGAATATAACACAGCGCCCCGATAAGACAAAGAAAAATGCCGGGTTGCGAAGTGAAGCGAGTACTCAGATCGGTAGGGTGATCGAGGCGGTGGTTCCCCGTCCGGGTTCGCTTTCCAGGGAGAGGTTGCCGCCCAGTCGGTGCACGAAGCGGCGCGCGTAATAAAGCCCCAGGCCGAAACCGCGAACCTGCCGGTCCGCTGCGGATCGACCTGGTAGAACTTCTCGAACACTTTGGGGATCTCTTCTCGTGCCATGCCGATGCCGTCGTCCTGGACCTGGATGCGCAGTTGGTGCTGGCCCTGCTCCGCACGAATGCTGACATGTCCCTCTTCGCGGGAAAATTTGATGGCATTGTCGATCAGGGCGTGCAGGGCGAAGCGCATGTGCTCGCGATCGGCGCGCACGGTGGGAAAACCTGCCGGGAAATCGGTCTCGATGCTGATGCTGCGCTCCCGGGCGCGCGGCATCAACTCCGTCACCAGCACACGCGTCAATTCATCGAGGGCAATATCACCGGCTTGGGGGGCGTTTTCTTTCAAGATAATGTTGGAGAAAGAGAGCAGATCCTGGATGAGACCCTCCAGGTAGGCCGACTCCTCAAGGATCATTTTCAGGGTTTTCTGAAAGGCCGGGTCATTGGTTTCTCCAATGCCGTGGGCCAGATTCTGAATGAAGAGGGAAATGGCGGTCGTGGGAGTTTTGAGCTTGTGGGAGATGAGACCGAGAAATTCTGTCTTGAGCCGATCCATGCGCTTGAGGTCGACCAGCTCTTCCTTCATCGCCTTGCGCTCGATGACCTTCTCTACGGTGGTGCGCAGCTGCAGCAGGTTGATCGGTTTGGTGATGAAGTCGTCGGCGTCGGCCTTGAGAGCCTTCAGGATGACGTCTTTGTCAGCATAGCCGGTCATGACAACCACCGGTTGGGTGGGCTGACGCTCCTTGATCCGGTGAAGCAGTTCAAGCCCACTCATGCGCGGCATCATGACATCGGTCAGCACGACCTCAACCGGGGTGGAATCAAGAATGTTGAGCGCCTGCTCCCCGGAGCCGGCCTCTACGATACGGTACCCCTTGAGAACCTTGGCGCAGAGGTCGCGTATGATCGGCTCGTCATCGACCAACAGGAGAGTGTGCTGTGCTGTGTTCAGGCCCGATTCGAGATCCATCGCTACGCTGTGTCTCCCACTTATTTATTTCAAGGGCGGCGTGAACATGGCCATAAGAACAACCGGCTCCTGTCCCTCGTTTTTCAGGCCATGAGGGATCCCCGGCGGTGCGGTGCCGCAGGTGCCGGACCCGTACTCGATTTTTTCCTCTCCCATGGTGCAGACCGCCTGTCCGGAGAGAATGTGGAAGGTTTCGGTCTGGGAGTCATGAGTGTGGACGAAGATTTCGCCGCCCGGTTCAAGTCTGCCAAGGTGGACGGAGAGAGCCGGATTGACTGCAGCGGTGACGAGATCACGCAGATGATAGTCCTTGTGCTTCGGATGTGTGTATTCCGCCTGCTCGGCAGCTTTGACCGTGGTTCCCTGCATGCAATGTTTCCTTTCATTCTCAGGAAAGTTGTTGGGCAATGATCCCTTCAGCAGCCGCGAGGGCATCATCGAGCTTTTCAGGTCGGCTGCCGCCGGCCTGGGCCAGGTCGGGGCGTCCGCCTCCACCACCGCCGACAATAGCCGCCAGCTCCTTGATCAGGCGTCCGGCCTGCAGACGGTCGGTCAGATCCTTGCTGACCGCCACCAGCAGGTTGGCCTTGCCGCCGCTCTCGCAGGCGAGAATCGCAACGCCGGAACCGAGCTTGTCCCGCACCTGGTCGGAA
Protein-coding sequences here:
- the hslV gene encoding ATP-dependent protease subunit HslV, with translation MFHATTILCVRKNNSVAMAGDGQVSLGNTVMKHSACKVRTMNDGKILAGFAGSAADAFTLFEKFEGKLQEAGGNLTRAAVALAKDWRTDRVLRRLEALLLVADKESILVLSGTGDVIEPDDGIAAIGSGGSYALAAARALVHNTDMDAADIAEKAMKIAADICIYTNDQIKLETLS
- a CDS encoding hybrid sensor histidine kinase/response regulator, whose amino-acid sequence is MDLESGLNTAQHTLLLVDDEPIIRDLCAKVLKGYRIVEAGSGEQALNILDSTPVEVVLTDVMMPRMSGLELLHRIKERQPTQPVVVMTGYADKDVILKALKADADDFITKPINLLQLRTTVEKVIERKAMKEELVDLKRMDRLKTEFLGLISHKLKTPTTAISLFIQNLAHGIGETNDPAFQKTLKMILEESAYLEGLIQDLLSFSNIILKENAPQAGDIALDELTRVLVTELMPRARERSISIETDFPAGFPTVRADREHMRFALHALIDNAIKFSREEGHVSIRAEQGQHQLRIQVQDDGIGMAREEIPKVFEKFYQVDPQRTGRFAVSAWGFITRAASCTDWAATSPWKANPDGEPPPRSPYRSEYSLHFATRHFSLSYRGAVLYSRYFSAAWPHFLMGASYVSRNHHPLRS
- the argF gene encoding ornithine carbamoyltransferase yields the protein MNKDFLCLTDWSRDELEQIFNLTRELKDKQKRGEAHHLLKGKTLAMIFEKSSTRTRVSFEVGMFQLGGHALFLSSSNTQMGRGEPIKDTGRVMSRYVDGIMIRTFSQAAVEELARCSEIPIINGLTDSYHPCQVMADLFTVSEHRDNWRDLTYCWIGDGNNMAHSWINAAAVFGFELRIATPHGYAPDAQIIERAREMGARITLTQRPVEAAEGAHILNTDVWASMGQESEQRERAEAFRDFQINQALLDYAAPDSLVLHCLPAHRDEEITDEVMEGPHSIIFDEAENRLHVQKAIMATLMG
- a CDS encoding cupin domain-containing protein; the protein is MQGTTVKAAEQAEYTHPKHKDYHLRDLVTAAVNPALSVHLGRLEPGGEIFVHTHDSQTETFHILSGQAVCTMGEEKIEYGSGTCGTAPPGIPHGLKNEGQEPVVLMAMFTPPLK
- the hslU gene encoding ATP-dependent protease ATPase subunit HslU, producing the protein MNNFTPREIVSELDRYIVGQQAAKRAVAIALRNRWRRQQVDPDLRDEIAPKNIIMIGPTGVGKTEIARRLAKLAQAPFIKVEASKFTEVGYVGRDVESMVRDLVELAVIMVREEEAESVRLKAEDLAEDKLLDLLLPGEGSSVRAADEGGDESKQSTRDKMRRLLRMGELDDRMVEVEAEVSKAPSMEVFTPQGMEEMGSSFKEMFGNLFPKKTKRRRVKVREAREILIESEAERLVDMDKVKTLAKERVEQSGIIFIDEIDKVASSEHGRGPDVSREGVQRDILPIVEGSTVNTKYGPVKTDHILFVAAGAFHMSKPSDLIPELQGRFPIRVELDSLGEAEFVRILTEPKNALTRQYSALLATEGIELVFQTDSIHEIARTAQVVNERTENIGARRLHTIVEKMLDDLSFRAPELSEKRIEINADYVKEKLADIVKDEDLSRYIL
- a CDS encoding argininosuccinate synthase codes for the protein MAQKQSVKKVVLAYSGGLDTSIILKWLTEEYDCEVIAFSADLGQGEELDHVPEKAKKTGASACHILDLKEEFTRDFVFPMFRANTIYEGRYFLGTSIARPLISKAQMDIAAKEGADAVSHGATGKGNDQVRFELAYYHFDPAIKVIAPWREWDLKSRSALEAYAKKHGIPVPTSKKFPWSSDRNLLHISFEGDILENPWAEAPEEMYVLTARPEDAPDQPEYVEIEFEKGDPVAVNGERLSPANLLAKLNELGGKHGIGRVDLMENRYVGMKSRGVYETPGGTILEEAHRAVESITMDREVMHLRDSLVPRYAEMIYNGYWFSPERKVLQALIDESQQTVNGKARVKLYKGHCRVVGRDSATDSLFNVDFATFEADDVYDQADAEGFIKLNALRMRIAAIQRQSKK
- a CDS encoding RDD family protein, producing the protein MSTPITTITCPQCGFTRRVPTERLPQGAARATCPRCHENFTWPGTNTERGVQNSAEPPSSQEIRKGVDYAHHQASIQKAGFWLRTLAALIDTFLISLTQGILGGLLDLSVHALIVDSPDRVLNMFIFGMFNFALWQTYKVFFTGYCGQTPGKMALRIKVVKTDFADIGFLRAFWREVVGKFLAALFFGLGFLLVAIDPEKQGLHDRMAATYVVKL
- a CDS encoding acetylornithine transaminase translates to MSVSSEWIARGEIHIAATYARFPLVAQRGEGCRLWDVDGKSYLDFLAGVAVNNLGHCHPRVVSALQKQAAELLHVSNFYHIPQQIELAELLCSNSFGDRVFFCNSGAEANEAAMKLVRKYSQQVHGKERFEVITALASFHGRTLGTISATGQDKVRVGFEPVVPGFRYVPFGDIGAMRAALNEHTCAVMLEPVQGEGGVNLPPEGYLRDVRALCDEHDMLLVFDEVQVGCGRTGTLFAYQHDGVEPDIMTLAKALAGGPPIGAAIFREKHAEILGPGSHGSTFGGNPLISAAGVAALKTLLEDGVLENCRAMGDYVRKRLEELRERYSFVTEVRGRGLILGMELSIEGAEIVKKCLAKGLLINCTVGKVLRFLPPLIVTKDEIDEAMGILDSVLQEYK
- the argB gene encoding acetylglutamate kinase, which gives rise to MQELIAKANVLLEALPWIKRFYGATIVIKYGGNAMVEEKLKESFAKDIILMKYIGLNPVVVHGGGPQIGRMLKAIGKDSHFVQGMRVTDRETMDIVEMVLGGQVNKEIVNNINRHGGRAVGLTGKDGNLIVARKMEMTQVNPDTLTPEIIDIGHVGEVETVNPDIIDSLEQNNFIPVIAPIGVGLNGETYNINADLVAGRIAGALRAEKLILLTDVEGVKGKDEKLISTIDVDRVPDLINDGTITGGMIPKVNCCVDAVSEGVHKAHIIDGRMVHACLLEIFTDKGVGTAVARFD
- a CDS encoding NUDIX domain-containing protein, which translates into the protein MEFKKSQAIKTSVVACVIDEQERVLLTRRCIEPFCSLWVMPGGKIDHGEPILQALHREVREEVGIDVQVEGLIDVFEHIGVGERNDHFVILYYRAAPLSRELAPNGDECTEAVWVEKNSLPQIPMPPGGRHILSRVFPDLPWHPERPQDVSLEEELPGGNIKAAGH